One Vulpes lagopus strain Blue_001 chromosome 17, ASM1834538v1, whole genome shotgun sequence DNA segment encodes these proteins:
- the IRX4 gene encoding iroquois-class homeodomain protein IRX-4 isoform X2, whose amino-acid sequence MSYPQFGYPYSSAPQFLMTTNSLSTCCESGGRTLAESGPAASAQAPVYCPVYESRLLATARHELNSAAALGVYGGPYAGSQGYGNYVTYGSEASAFYSLNGFDSKDGPGSAHAGLAPAAAAAYYPYEPALGQYPYDRYGTMDSGTRRKNATRETTSTLKAWLQEHRKNPYPTKGEKIMLAIITKMTLTQVSTWFANARRRLKKENKMTWPPRNKCADEKRPYAEGEEEEGVEEETREEPLKSTKNEESLGKEEKDLELTDLEDFDPLEGEPHECELKPPFQPLEGGLERIPAAPDGPTAPGKEASGTLRMPLAAGGGTALDQDMERARSCLRTTAAGPEQQPGAGGGSQACEAKLGFAQAGAPAGLEAKPRIWSLAHTATAAATALSQTEFPSCMLKRQGAAPAATSLAPASSSPAAPAPTGALDRHQDSPVTSLRNWVDGVFHDPILRHSTLNQAWATAKGALLDPGPLGRSLGAGANVLTTPLARTFPPAAPHDAPASGAAKELLALPKAGGKPFCA is encoded by the exons ATGTCCTACCCGCAGTTTGGATACCCGTATTCCTCCGCACCCCAG TTCCTGATGACCACCAACTCCCTGAGCACGTGCTGCGAGTCGGGTGGCCGCACGCTGGCCGAGTCGGGGCCCGCCGCGTCGGCCCAGGCGCCCGTCTACTGCCCGGTCTACGAGAGCCGGCTGCTGGCCACCGCGCGCCACGAGCTCAACTCTGCCGCGGCGCTGGGCGTGTATGGGGGCCCCTACGCGGGCTCGCAGGGCTACGGCAACTACGTGACCTACGGCTCCGAGGCCTCCGCCTTCTACTCGCTG AACGGCTTCGACTCCAAGGATGGGCCTGGATCTGCGCATGCGGGCCTGGCGCCTGCCGCGGCCGCTGCCTACTACCCCTACGAGCCGGCGCTGGGCCAATATCCCTACGACAG GTACGGGACCATGGACAGCGGGACGCGGCGGAAGAATGCCACGCGCGAGACCACCAGCACGCTCAAGGCCTGGTTGCAGGAGCACCGCAAGAACCCCTACCCCACCAAGGGCGAGAAGATCATGCTGGCCATCATCACCAAGATGACCCTCACGCAGGTGTCCACCTGGTTCGCCAATGCGCGCCGGCGCCTCAAGAAAGAGAATAAGATGACATGGCCGCCAAGGAACAAATGTGCAGACGAGAAGCGACCCTATGCAGAGGGCgaggaggaagaaggggtggaggaggaaaccAGGGAGGAGCCCCTCAAGAGCACCAAGAATGAAG AGTCCCTGGGCAAAGAGGAGAAGGATCTAGAGCTCACCGACTTGGAGGACTTCGACCCGCTGGAGGGGGAGCCCCATGAGTGCGAGCTGAAGCCGCCCTTCCAGCCCCTGGAAGGCGGTCTGGAGCGCATCCCTGCGGCGCCCGATGGTCCAACCGCCCCGGGGAAGGAGGCCTCGGGCACCCTGCGGATGCCCCTGGCCGCCGGTGGCGGGACCGCCCTGGACCAGGACATGGAGAGAGCCAGGAGCTGCCTCCGGACCACAGCGGCTGGGCCAGAGCAGCAGCCCGGCGCAGGGGGCGGCTCGCAGGCTTGTGAGGCCAAACTGGGCTTTGCACAGGCTGGGGCCCCGGCGGGCCTGGAGGCCAAGCCGCGCATCTGGTCCCTGGCACACACTGCTACTGCGGCCGCCACTGCCCTGAGCCAGACTGAGTTTCCATCCTGCATGCTCAAGCGTCAAGGCGCGGCCCCTGCGGCCACTTCCTTGGCTCCTGCTTCATCCTCGCCTGCGGCCCCGGCCCCTACTGGTGCCCTGGACAGGCACCAGGACTCCCCGGTAACCAGTCTCAGAAACTGGGTGGATGGGGTCTTTCACGACCCCATTCTCAGGCATAGCACTTTGAACCAGGCCTGGGCCACCGCCAAGGGCGCCCTCCTGGACCCAGGGCCGCTGGGACGCTCGCTGGGGGCAGGTGCCAACGTGTTGACGACACCCTTGGCGCGCACTTTCCCTCCTGCTGCACCCCATGATGCACCGGCCTCAGGTGCAGCCAAGGAGCTGCTGGCCCTCCCGAAGGCTGGAGGCAAGCCCTTCTGCGCCTAG
- the IRX4 gene encoding iroquois-class homeodomain protein IRX-4 isoform X1: MSYPQFGYPYSSAPQFLMTTNSLSTCCESGGRTLAESGPAASAQAPVYCPVYESRLLATARHELNSAAALGVYGGPYAGSQGYGNYVTYGSEASAFYSLAPGILQNGFDSKDGPGSAHAGLAPAAAAAYYPYEPALGQYPYDRYGTMDSGTRRKNATRETTSTLKAWLQEHRKNPYPTKGEKIMLAIITKMTLTQVSTWFANARRRLKKENKMTWPPRNKCADEKRPYAEGEEEEGVEEETREEPLKSTKNEESLGKEEKDLELTDLEDFDPLEGEPHECELKPPFQPLEGGLERIPAAPDGPTAPGKEASGTLRMPLAAGGGTALDQDMERARSCLRTTAAGPEQQPGAGGGSQACEAKLGFAQAGAPAGLEAKPRIWSLAHTATAAATALSQTEFPSCMLKRQGAAPAATSLAPASSSPAAPAPTGALDRHQDSPVTSLRNWVDGVFHDPILRHSTLNQAWATAKGALLDPGPLGRSLGAGANVLTTPLARTFPPAAPHDAPASGAAKELLALPKAGGKPFCA, translated from the exons ATGTCCTACCCGCAGTTTGGATACCCGTATTCCTCCGCACCCCAG TTCCTGATGACCACCAACTCCCTGAGCACGTGCTGCGAGTCGGGTGGCCGCACGCTGGCCGAGTCGGGGCCCGCCGCGTCGGCCCAGGCGCCCGTCTACTGCCCGGTCTACGAGAGCCGGCTGCTGGCCACCGCGCGCCACGAGCTCAACTCTGCCGCGGCGCTGGGCGTGTATGGGGGCCCCTACGCGGGCTCGCAGGGCTACGGCAACTACGTGACCTACGGCTCCGAGGCCTCCGCCTTCTACTCGCTG gctcctgggatcctACAGAACGGCTTCGACTCCAAGGATGGGCCTGGATCTGCGCATGCGGGCCTGGCGCCTGCCGCGGCCGCTGCCTACTACCCCTACGAGCCGGCGCTGGGCCAATATCCCTACGACAG GTACGGGACCATGGACAGCGGGACGCGGCGGAAGAATGCCACGCGCGAGACCACCAGCACGCTCAAGGCCTGGTTGCAGGAGCACCGCAAGAACCCCTACCCCACCAAGGGCGAGAAGATCATGCTGGCCATCATCACCAAGATGACCCTCACGCAGGTGTCCACCTGGTTCGCCAATGCGCGCCGGCGCCTCAAGAAAGAGAATAAGATGACATGGCCGCCAAGGAACAAATGTGCAGACGAGAAGCGACCCTATGCAGAGGGCgaggaggaagaaggggtggaggaggaaaccAGGGAGGAGCCCCTCAAGAGCACCAAGAATGAAG AGTCCCTGGGCAAAGAGGAGAAGGATCTAGAGCTCACCGACTTGGAGGACTTCGACCCGCTGGAGGGGGAGCCCCATGAGTGCGAGCTGAAGCCGCCCTTCCAGCCCCTGGAAGGCGGTCTGGAGCGCATCCCTGCGGCGCCCGATGGTCCAACCGCCCCGGGGAAGGAGGCCTCGGGCACCCTGCGGATGCCCCTGGCCGCCGGTGGCGGGACCGCCCTGGACCAGGACATGGAGAGAGCCAGGAGCTGCCTCCGGACCACAGCGGCTGGGCCAGAGCAGCAGCCCGGCGCAGGGGGCGGCTCGCAGGCTTGTGAGGCCAAACTGGGCTTTGCACAGGCTGGGGCCCCGGCGGGCCTGGAGGCCAAGCCGCGCATCTGGTCCCTGGCACACACTGCTACTGCGGCCGCCACTGCCCTGAGCCAGACTGAGTTTCCATCCTGCATGCTCAAGCGTCAAGGCGCGGCCCCTGCGGCCACTTCCTTGGCTCCTGCTTCATCCTCGCCTGCGGCCCCGGCCCCTACTGGTGCCCTGGACAGGCACCAGGACTCCCCGGTAACCAGTCTCAGAAACTGGGTGGATGGGGTCTTTCACGACCCCATTCTCAGGCATAGCACTTTGAACCAGGCCTGGGCCACCGCCAAGGGCGCCCTCCTGGACCCAGGGCCGCTGGGACGCTCGCTGGGGGCAGGTGCCAACGTGTTGACGACACCCTTGGCGCGCACTTTCCCTCCTGCTGCACCCCATGATGCACCGGCCTCAGGTGCAGCCAAGGAGCTGCTGGCCCTCCCGAAGGCTGGAGGCAAGCCCTTCTGCGCCTAG